CCGAGGGCACCGCCTCTGAAAAGACAGCCATCTCCTTTGCTCGCCGGATTGGACTTTTTTTGCACCGGCAGGCTTCACCCGTAACGCACTCCCCCGCTCAAACGCTTGGCTTCACCGAAGCAAACGATTTCACCAAACGCCAAAAGCTAATGGCTGGTTGGATCCACAAACTCCTCAACGATGCCGAGGTTTTTGGCCCCAGAGGCGCGCATGACGTCCAGCACCTTGACCGCATCGGCGTATTTAACGCGGTCATCAGCCGAAAAAAACACCGTGCCTCGGCTCCGGTTCTTGAGGATTTCCGCCAGTCGAAACCGCAGCTGCTCCAAGGGAACGTTCTCCTTGTTAATGAAGATGCCTTTGTCTGCGGTCAGCGACACCACCACCAAATCAGTGGGTGGCGGTGCATTGCTGGCTTCCGCTTTGGGAGGCACGTTGACGTCGTAACCCATCTGCAGAAGCGGTGTGACCACCATGAAGATGATCAGCAGCACCAGCACCACGTCTACCAGCGGCGTGACGTTGATTTCCGAGCGCACCGCGCTGCTTGGTGAGCCTGAAATGTCGAAAGCCATCTTGCCTCCTTATTGCCTTTTCTCCTTTTCGGCCACAAGCGCCATGTTGGAAAAGCCCGCTTCTTTCACCAGCTTTAAAAGGCGCTTGACGTCCCCCCAGGTGAGGCGGGCATCGGCCTTCACGACGATTTCCTTACCTGGAGCGCGGGCGTGCAGCTCGGCTAACCTTGCGGCAAGGTCCTTTTCCGGCAGCCAGTGGTTTTCGTACCACATGGTTTTATCCGCCTTCATTGCCAGCAAAACCTGGTTTTGGCTTTCCGGTTTTTTGGCCGGATCCTGCGCGGTCGGTAGCTGCACGTCCACGCCCTTTTGCAACATCGGCGTGACAACCATAAAGATGATCAGCAAGACCAAACACACATCCACCAAGGGCGTGACGTTGATCTCGCTTTTCACGCCGTTCCTGTCGCCACCCGTCATCATGGCCATGGGCCTTACCTCCCGGCCAATTTAGGCCGCTTTTGCCGCCCGTAACTTAAGGAACGCGTCCAAAAGCTCGGATCCCGAGTTGGTCATTTCCACCCGGAAGCGGTCCACTTTATTAAGGAAGTAGTTGTAAAGCCACACCGCCGGGATGGCCACAAAAAGACCGAGAGCGGTGGTTACCAAGGCTTCGGCAATTCCCGAAGAAACCGCCGCCAACCCCCCGGAGCCGCTTACCGCCATCCCCCGGAAAGCGTTAATGATGCCCACCACGGTCCCAAACAAACCAATGAACGGGGCAGTGGTGGCAATGGTGGCCAGACCCGAGAGCCGCTTTTTCAGCTCCTCGGTGGTTTTCACCACAGCTCGCTCCATGGCCCGCTGGCCGGCTTCCACCACATCATGCCCAGGAATGCCTGCACCGTGCGCTCCCACTGTAAACTCGTAGAGACCGGCGCTCACCACCGCTGCCACGTGACTGGCGGGAAACTTCTTGGAAAGGGCAATGGCCTCAGCCAAACGGCCTTCCTTGAGCAACGGCGAGACCGCTACCGTAAAGGCCAGGGACTGCTTCCGCGCTTCCCGGAAACGCAGCCACCGCTCGAAAGACACGCTCAAGGAGTAAATCGAGAGGAAGGCAAGAAAAAGAAACACCAACCGTGCCATCCATCCCATTGAATTCCAAAGTTCTATCGGACTCATCCACATTGCTTTTATCCTCCTTATTCGTTACCGCTCCTGTCCTTTCCGCCCTTACTGCAGGCGGAAGTTGATCGTTACCGTTATGTAAACCTCCACCGGCCGACCGTTGAGGGTCGCGGGCTCGTACCGCCACTGCCGCACTGCCTCCACCGCCGCTTCCGTAAGCCCCATCCCTAAACCCCGGAGCACCCGCACATCCCGGACGTTGCCGGCCTTATCCACGATGATTTCCAAAATGACGACCCCTTCAATCCGGGCTTTCCGGGCAATTTCCGGATAGGTGGGCGCCACATGCACGATTTTCCGTGGCTCGGCAATCTTGCCGCCCACCCGGTACGGCCCTTCTACCTCACCCCCAGGAACACCACCCTCCACACCTCCAGGCACACCTCCTGGCGTGCCGCCAAGGACCCCGCCTAAAACCCCGCCGGGCACACCGCCCTCCACACCCCCTTCGACACCACCTTCCACACCAGTTTCGGGCTCGGGCACCGCTGCTGGCTGGGGTAGCGTCTGCGGGATTTCAACGGGTGCCGTCACCTCCTGTGGCTTCGGCTGCTCCTTAGGTTTGGGGGCCGATGCCTTAGGTGGCGGCGGCGGTGGTGGGGGCGGTGGCGGCGGCGCCGCGTAAAACGACACCGGAATGGGCGGCTCGGGAATATCCTCGATGGCCCACATGGTGCCCACCACCGCGGCCCCAATTACGACGGCGTGAATGAGCAGCGACAGCGGTAGAGAAACCAGACTGCGCTTGCCCTCACCTTTGTTTTTCCGCGACTCGATCAGTTGGTCCTCAAACATGGTCACATGGCCTCTAATAGGTTCTTTTTTGCTTGCTCTTCCCGTTGCTGCTTTTCTTGCGCTTGCCGCGCCGACACAGCTTTGGCCAACCACTCATTGGCCTTAGCGGTATAGGCCGCCTGCTTGACTGGATCGGTTTCGTACTTGGCGTACTGGCGATAAATAAGGTTCACATAGGCCATGGCATCGGCGTAGTTATCCCGGAACTGCATCGCCTTTTCCAGGCAGGAAAGCCCGGTATTGAGAATTTCCAAGCGTCGAGAAAGCGGAAGTAGCTCTGGCGAAGAAGAGTACGATTTTTCCCAGCAGGTAACCCCCAACGTGTAGTACGCCTCGGCCAATTTGTCCTTGCGCTCCTTGGGGTCACGGAAGGAAGCTTTTTCCAGCATGGAAATGTAGCGTTTTTGCCAGTTGAACGTTGCGTCGAAATCACCCTGTTTCGCATAAAGCATGGCAATGGACTGCACGGCCTGAACATCATTGGGATGATCGGTGGAGTACTGCTTGAAGTACGCAATTGCCTCAGCCAAGCGATCGGAGTTCATGTACATCGTCACCAACGATTGCGCCACCTTTTGGTCATCGGGACGAACCTGAAGGTAGCGCTTAAAATAGGCAATGGCGTTATCGGCAGCAGCCACATCCTTGGGGTGGCGCGAGCCCGGCTGGTACAAGGCCATGTAAGCGTAGGCAATGAACTTCTTGATGCGCACCTCTTGCGGCTCGATAGCTTCCGCTTGCTGGTACAGCTTGATGGCATCCTCATACCGTCCCGCCTTGTAATGCTCGTTGGCTTCCCGCACCAGCTGGCGCGCCCGCAGCTTGCTGCAACCACCCGCCAAAAGCACCAACACCACCACCAAAAGCACAGCACTCCTACTGACCCCTCCTGGCTTCATGCCAGCCCCGCATCGCCACCCTTGGGCTATAGGCTGAGCCCCGCCCGCCAACGGCGCCCTCATCGTGCGATTCCACATCAAGCGAAACCTCCCGCCCGACCCTCGGTCGGGCTACGAAGCACAACTGCTCGTTTTTACAGAGAGAAAGTTTTTGGCAAGGCACAACAGTTGGTTGTGCCTAGGAGGAGAGGTTCAACAGCGCATGGGTGGGCGTACCTGCGCCAGCGGACCCAAAGGAGTGAAAGACCCGCTTCCTAGGTGCAGGTACTGTTGGTCTAAGCCCACGGGAGAGATTGAGTCATCCGCGGCCACAACGACAGCCTCGCTTTTGCCGCGGGCATCGGGCAGCGCCAGGGACTCGGAAGGACTCACCAGACCGCCGAAGGACACCTCCTGGACCGGAGGTTGTGAGGCCGATTGGTGGGACATACCTAGGAAGGGTTCACCTAGTTCAACCAGCCCAACGGCGGCCAACATCAGCAGGCCGAGCGCCCGCCCTCTCATGGCGCATAATCTAGGTCTGGTCCCTCCGGGTGTCAAGCAGTGCCCCATTTCTCCGATGCCGGTTTTTACGCTAGTACACCCGTACCGGCAAGACCACCACCGGAACTCCCTGCCACTGCAGGCGTTTTTGCAGGGCAAAAGCGGTTTGGTTGTGGAGGTAGCGGTGGTACCACCGCTCGCGACGGAAGATGAGGTGGCCCGCAAAGAACACCGTTCGTGGGAACTCTCGCAGCACCTCCAGACACAGCGCCTCCGCTGCCGCCACCACGTCGGTGCCGACGCCCAAGCGAGAAGTGGCGGCAAAACCCAGCCTATTGGCCAGGGCCACATATTCGGCCAGCATGGCTTCCTGCCGTTGCCGAAGCTTGGCAAGCTCCCCTTCGCCCTTAAATGCCCCCGAATCCACCACCGCCACCGACAAAAAAACCAGGTTGCGGAAGTGCCCGGGGAAAAAGCGGAGCGCGTTCAAAACCGTGTGAACCCCCAGCCCGCTGTAGCTCGCCACCAGGAAAGCCGCCGTGGGCTTGCCAGGGTCAAGGGACGGCGCAACCTTCTCCTCACCGGCGGGGATCGTGCCCAACGTGCGATCAAGCTCAGCCAGCTTTCCTGCCATGCCCCGGTAATGCCGCTTGATCAAGAAAGCAAGCCCAATGCAACAGCCAGTGACGGCCAAAGTAACCCAGCCCCCTTGGCGGAACTTCTCAACCACCGTGATGATGAGGATGGAGCCGCACAGCGAAAAGCCCGCGGCAAAAAGCGCAACCTTACGCCAGCGACCCTGGCTGTTCCGCCTCCCCAACCAAAGCCGGAGCATCCCCAACATGGACAAGGTGAAGGTCAAAAACACGTTGATGCTGTACATCACCACCAAGTGGCGGACCTCCCCGTGGGTGTACAGCAGGGCCGAAAGCGCCGCAGCCCCCATGAGCAAGATGCCGTTGCGGGTGGTGAGGCGTTCAGAAAGCGCAGCAAATCGGTGGGGGACCCAGGAGTCCACCGCCATGTTGGCCAGCACTCGCGGTCCGTCCAAAAAGCCAGTTTGCGCTGCCACCACCAATAGCGCTCCTTCTGACAGCAGCGTGGCAACGGTGAGGGCTTGTCCCCAACTCCACCGGGCGCTGAAGCTCTCCAGGAGCACGGCGTTGAGGGTTTTTCCGGCCAGCGGCTCTACTCCCCAAAGCAGGTAACACACCATCAAGCCCGCGGCGGTAAACGAAAGCGATACTGCCATGTACAACATCGTGCGCTTGGCGGTGCGGACCCTTGGCTCGCGCATGATGGGCAAACCGTTGGAAACCGCTTCCAAACCGGTGTAAGTACCGCCGCCCATGGAATAAGCGTGAAAGAACAGCACCACCATGCCCCAGCCGCCGAGGGAAGCCAACCCCGAGCGGAAGGAATCCTTAAGGTTTCCCACCACCTGCGGCACTTGCCCAAGGTGCAAGGCAATGCCACCAACGATGAGAAAGACGTGCAAGAGGAGGAACAACACGAAGATGGGAGCCAGCGTCAGCACCGATTCCTTGACACCGCGGATGTTGAGCACGGTAAGCGCGAGGATGATCACCACCTCGCTGGCCACCTTGAACCCATGCCAATCTGGGGGCAAAAAGCTAAATAAGGCGTCGCAGGCCGCGGCCACGGAAACGGCAACGGTCAGCACGTAATCCACCAGCAGCGCGCACCCGGACACCACCCCCACCCGCTCGCCCAAAAGCTTGGACGCCACCACGTATCCGCCGCCACCGTGTGGGAACTCCTCAATGATTCGGCTGTACGCCGTGGCAATGAGGACCACTGTAAAAGCCGTCAAAGCCGCAATGCCAATGGCCAGGTAGGTGTGGGAACCCAGCGTTCGGTACGCTTCCTCGGGCCCGTAGCAGGAGGAGGACAACCCATCGGCGCCAAGCCCCACCCAAGCCAAAAGCGCCACCAGCGAGAGCTTTTCCACAAGACCTGCCTCCTGCAGGTTGCGGGGCTTACCGAACAGAAGCTCCTTGAGCCGCCGGCTCCACGATGGGGGATCAGGCGGTGTGGGGGAACTGGCCAACGGTGGCTCAGCCATGCGCACGCCTCGGCGGTACCCCCGGCAGCAACGGAGGCCCTGGCCGGCCGTGCAGTATAGACCCGGGCGTCAAGTCGCCGGGCAAAACCAGCGTTTAACGTGGGGTGATTTCGTAGGCCAACTGGTCGCGGGAAAGCGTGACCTTGGAGTACGGGGGCACCGAGGTTGTGAGCCATACGTTCCCGCCGATCACCGAGCCGCGGCCCACCACCGTGTCGCCGCCCAAGATCGTGGCCCCGGCGTAAACCACCACATCGTCCTCCAGGGTGGGGTGACGTTTGGTGCCGCGCATGAGCTTGCCCCGCTCATCCCGAGGGAAGGAAAGAGCACCCAGGGTCACGCCCTGGTAAAGCTTCACCCGATCCCCGATCACTGCGGTTTCACCAATGACCACGCCGGTGCCGTGGTCAATGAAGAACTCCCGGCCAATTTTGGCGCCGGGGTGGATGTCAATGCCGGTTTCGTTGTGGGCAAATTCCGTCATGATGCGGGGGATGAGCGGCACCCCCAGCTCGTGCAAGAGGTGCGCGAGCCGGTAGGTGAACACCGCCTTGACGCCGGGGTATGCCAAAACCACTTCCTCCAAGCATGTTGCTGCCGGATCCCCCTCGTAGGCGGCCACCACATCGCCGGCGATGAGCTCCATGACCTCCGGCAGCCGCGCAAAAAACCGCACCACCACCTCCGCCGGGTCCTGCGCCACCGGACCCACCACCTCCCCGCCGGGGCGGCGGCACACGGCGTTGACGGCCTTGCGGATTTCCGCTTCGAGCTTTTTGGAAAGCGCGTAAAGCTGATCCGCCAGGTGGGCGTGCAGGTATTCCCGGTACAAAGCCTGGTCGCCAAAGTAGCCCGGGTAAATGACCTCCTGCAGCCCGCGGACGATGGCGATGACCTCCCGCTTTTGCGGCAGCGGTTGCTCCCCCCCGTGGAAGAGCGGCTCCCCTCGGGCCTCCACGTTGCGGGTGATGGTTTCGATGGCTTCCATAAGCCTCTTCTTTTGCGACGCGTTGGCCACTTCAACCCTCCGCCGGCATTGTACGCGCCCGGCGTACAATGCAAAGGGAGGTAAGGATGGCGGGGAAGACCGTGGTGGTGAGCTTTGCCGGTCAGAGGCGACAGGTCCTGGCCGGGACCACCGTGTGGGAGTTCTTCCGGGAGTTTTGGGGGGAGGTGCCGCTGGACGTGCTGGCGGCCCTGGTCAACCGCCGCATGGTAATGCTGGACTTCCCGCTGCGCGGCTTGCAGGTGGAGCTGGAAGCGGTACGCGCCGGAAGCCGCCTGGGAGAAACCGTGCTGCGCCGCTCGGCGGTGCTTTTGCTTTTGGCGGCTGCCGCCGAGCTTTACCCCGAAAGCCGGCTGGTGGTGGGGCAGTCCCTGGGCGGCGGGTACTTTTTCAGCTGGCATTCCCAGCTCCCCCTCACCCAGGATGTGGTGACCTCCTTGGCCCGGGAAATGGAGCGGATGTGCCAAGAGGACGTGCCGCTCACCCGCTCGGTCATCACCCTGGAGGAAGCCGAGGCCGCCTTCCGGGCGCGGGGGGAAGCTTCGAAGCTGGAGCTTTTGGCCACCCACCGCTCTTCCACAGTGCCGGTGGTGAGCTGCGGTAACTTCCTGGACATCGCCCACGGCCCGGTGGCCCCTTCCGCCGGGCGGGTGCGGGGTTGGGATCTTGCCTTGTACGAGGACGGGATCCTCCTGCGCTTTGCCCGCAACGGCAAGCAAGAGCTGCTCCCCCTCTGGCCGCAACCCAAGCTCTTTGCCACCTACCGGGAAACCCGCCAGTGGAACGAAGCGGTAGGGATCGCCCACGTGGGCTCCTTAAACCGCGCTTGCCTTTCCGGAGAAATCTCGGAAATCATCCGTATTGCTGAAGGTTTCCACGAGAAGAAGATCGCGCAAATTGCCGATGCCATTGCCGCCCGGCCGCAAGCGCGGGTGGTGCTGGTGGCCGGGCCTTCGGCTTCCGGAAAGACCACCTTCATCAAGCGGTTAGGCATCCAACTGCGGGTTTGTGGCTTGCACCCGGTGGGGGTTTCCCTGGACAACTACTTCGTGGATCGCGACAAAACCCCGCTGGATGAAGAAGGAAAACCCGACTACGAGTCCATTGAAGCGCTGGATTTGCCGCTTTTCAACGAGCACCTGAAAGCACTGTTGGAAGGCAAAACCGTAGCCGTTCCCAAGTACGACTTCGTGCGCGGAAAAAGGGCCGAGCCCGAACGCTGGAGCACGTTAAAGCTGGAACCGGGGCAAGTCCTGCTCATTGAGGGCATTCACGCCTTAAACCCCCGGCTGACGGAAGCGGTGGCCGAGGAAAGCAAGTTCCGCATCTTCATTTCCGCCCTCACCCAGCTCACCCTGGACGACCACAACCGCATCTTCACCTCCGACTCCCGGCTTTTGCGCCGCATCGTCCGCGACCGGCTCTTCCGCGGTCACCCGGCGGTGCGCACCCTGGAAATGTGGCCGGGGGTGCGGCGGGGTGAGCGGCGCTGGATCTTCCCGTTCCAGGAGCAAGCCGACGTCATGTTCAACTCGGCTCTGGTTTACGAACCGGCGGTGCTCAAGATCTTTGCCGAGCGCTTCCTTCTGGAGGTGCCCAGGGAGCACCCGGCGTACACCGAGGCCTACCGGCTTTTGAAGTTTTTGGCCTGGTTTGTGCCGGTGTTTCAGGAAGATGTGCCTTCCACCTCGATCTTGCGGGAGTTTATCGGCGGTTCGGCTTTTGAATACTAGCCACATCGCCCACCAGCGGTTAGCATGAACGGGGAGGTGTGATGGTTCGCCAATCCAAGCCCAAGCCGATCTATCGGGTGCTGTTCGTGCAGCAGGGGCAGGTGTACGAGGTGTACGCCTCCGAGGTGGCGGCTTCCAACATCTTTGGCTTTCTGGAAGTTGCCGATTTGCACTTTTCCCGCAGCGAGATCATTGCCGACCCCAGCGAGGAAAAGCTCCGGCAGGAGTTTGCCGGAGTCTCCCGCATTTTTGTTCCCTACCATGCGGTGCTGCGCATTGACCAGGTGGAAAAGGCCGGCGTGAGCCGCGTGGCAGCAGCGGAAGGCGGGGGCGTGATGCCGTTCCCCATCCCCATGGCCAAACCCGGCCGCCCCGAAGGCCGTTAGCCTAAGCGGCCAAAAACCGCTACGGATGGACCGGTGCCTGGGCAGCAGGCACGGCATCAAAGCGGGGCTTGCTCACCTCACCGCGATCCAGCTTGGCAAGCCACTCATGGATCCCCTGCGCGGCTTTCTTCCCCGCCCCCATGGCCAGGATTACCGTGGCCGCGCCGGTGACGATATCTCCGCCGGCAAATACGCCCGGGATTGAAGACATTTGCGTTTCGGGATCCACGATGATGCACCCGTGCCGGTCAAGCTGCAGGCCGGGGGTGACCCGCGTGGCCAGGGGGTTGGGGCTTTGACCGATGGCCACGATCACCATGTCCACGGCAATTTCGTACTCGGAGCCGGGGATGGGTACCGGCCGACGCCGCCCGGAGGCATCCGGTTCCCCCAGCTCCATGCGCTGGATTTTCATGCCGGTGACAAAGCCATCGGCGTTGCCGTAAATCTCCAGCGGGGCCGAAAGCCAGCGGAAATCAATGCCTTCTTCCTCGGCCCGCTGGAGCTCTTCAATGCGCGCCGGGGATTCCGCCCGGGTGCGCCGGTAAATGCACATGACCTCTTCCGCCCCC
This is a stretch of genomic DNA from Thermoanaerobaculum aquaticum. It encodes these proteins:
- a CDS encoding ExbD/TolR family protein, with protein sequence MAFDISGSPSSAVRSEINVTPLVDVVLVLLIIFMVVTPLLQMGYDVNVPPKAEASNAPPPTDLVVVSLTADKGIFINKENVPLEQLRFRLAEILKNRSRGTVFFSADDRVKYADAVKVLDVMRASGAKNLGIVEEFVDPTSH
- a CDS encoding ExbD/TolR family protein, which gives rise to MAMMTGGDRNGVKSEINVTPLVDVCLVLLIIFMVVTPMLQKGVDVQLPTAQDPAKKPESQNQVLLAMKADKTMWYENHWLPEKDLAARLAELHARAPGKEIVVKADARLTWGDVKRLLKLVKEAGFSNMALVAEKEKRQ
- a CDS encoding MotA/TolQ/ExbB proton channel family protein yields the protein MARLVFLFLAFLSIYSLSVSFERWLRFREARKQSLAFTVAVSPLLKEGRLAEAIALSKKFPASHVAAVVSAGLYEFTVGAHGAGIPGHDVVEAGQRAMERAVVKTTEELKKRLSGLATIATTAPFIGLFGTVVGIINAFRGMAVSGSGGLAAVSSGIAEALVTTALGLFVAIPAVWLYNYFLNKVDRFRVEMTNSGSELLDAFLKLRAAKAA
- a CDS encoding energy transducer TonB, coding for MFEDQLIESRKNKGEGKRSLVSLPLSLLIHAVVIGAAVVGTMWAIEDIPEPPIPVSFYAAPPPPPPPPPPPPKASAPKPKEQPKPQEVTAPVEIPQTLPQPAAVPEPETGVEGGVEGGVEGGVPGGVLGGVLGGTPGGVPGGVEGGVPGGEVEGPYRVGGKIAEPRKIVHVAPTYPEIARKARIEGVVILEIIVDKAGNVRDVRVLRGLGMGLTEAAVEAVRQWRYEPATLNGRPVEVYITVTINFRLQ
- a CDS encoding tetratricopeptide repeat protein yields the protein MLLVVVLVLLAGGCSKLRARQLVREANEHYKAGRYEDAIKLYQQAEAIEPQEVRIKKFIAYAYMALYQPGSRHPKDVAAADNAIAYFKRYLQVRPDDQKVAQSLVTMYMNSDRLAEAIAYFKQYSTDHPNDVQAVQSIAMLYAKQGDFDATFNWQKRYISMLEKASFRDPKERKDKLAEAYYTLGVTCWEKSYSSSPELLPLSRRLEILNTGLSCLEKAMQFRDNYADAMAYVNLIYRQYAKYETDPVKQAAYTAKANEWLAKAVSARQAQEKQQREEQAKKNLLEAM
- a CDS encoding APC family permease; translation: MAEPPLASSPTPPDPPSWSRRLKELLFGKPRNLQEAGLVEKLSLVALLAWVGLGADGLSSSCYGPEEAYRTLGSHTYLAIGIAALTAFTVVLIATAYSRIIEEFPHGGGGYVVASKLLGERVGVVSGCALLVDYVLTVAVSVAAACDALFSFLPPDWHGFKVASEVVIILALTVLNIRGVKESVLTLAPIFVLFLLLHVFLIVGGIALHLGQVPQVVGNLKDSFRSGLASLGGWGMVVLFFHAYSMGGGTYTGLEAVSNGLPIMREPRVRTAKRTMLYMAVSLSFTAAGLMVCYLLWGVEPLAGKTLNAVLLESFSARWSWGQALTVATLLSEGALLVVAAQTGFLDGPRVLANMAVDSWVPHRFAALSERLTTRNGILLMGAAALSALLYTHGEVRHLVVMYSINVFLTFTLSMLGMLRLWLGRRNSQGRWRKVALFAAGFSLCGSILIITVVEKFRQGGWVTLAVTGCCIGLAFLIKRHYRGMAGKLAELDRTLGTIPAGEEKVAPSLDPGKPTAAFLVASYSGLGVHTVLNALRFFPGHFRNLVFLSVAVVDSGAFKGEGELAKLRQRQEAMLAEYVALANRLGFAATSRLGVGTDVVAAAEALCLEVLREFPRTVFFAGHLIFRRERWYHRYLHNQTAFALQKRLQWQGVPVVVLPVRVY
- the epsC gene encoding serine O-acetyltransferase EpsC, whose amino-acid sequence is MANASQKKRLMEAIETITRNVEARGEPLFHGGEQPLPQKREVIAIVRGLQEVIYPGYFGDQALYREYLHAHLADQLYALSKKLEAEIRKAVNAVCRRPGGEVVGPVAQDPAEVVVRFFARLPEVMELIAGDVVAAYEGDPAATCLEEVVLAYPGVKAVFTYRLAHLLHELGVPLIPRIMTEFAHNETGIDIHPGAKIGREFFIDHGTGVVIGETAVIGDRVKLYQGVTLGALSFPRDERGKLMRGTKRHPTLEDDVVVYAGATILGGDTVVGRGSVIGGNVWLTTSVPPYSKVTLSRDQLAYEITPR
- a CDS encoding nucleoside kinase produces the protein MAGKTVVVSFAGQRRQVLAGTTVWEFFREFWGEVPLDVLAALVNRRMVMLDFPLRGLQVELEAVRAGSRLGETVLRRSAVLLLLAAAAELYPESRLVVGQSLGGGYFFSWHSQLPLTQDVVTSLAREMERMCQEDVPLTRSVITLEEAEAAFRARGEASKLELLATHRSSTVPVVSCGNFLDIAHGPVAPSAGRVRGWDLALYEDGILLRFARNGKQELLPLWPQPKLFATYRETRQWNEAVGIAHVGSLNRACLSGEISEIIRIAEGFHEKKIAQIADAIAARPQARVVLVAGPSASGKTTFIKRLGIQLRVCGLHPVGVSLDNYFVDRDKTPLDEEGKPDYESIEALDLPLFNEHLKALLEGKTVAVPKYDFVRGKRAEPERWSTLKLEPGQVLLIEGIHALNPRLTEAVAEESKFRIFISALTQLTLDDHNRIFTSDSRLLRRIVRDRLFRGHPAVRTLEMWPGVRRGERRWIFPFQEQADVMFNSALVYEPAVLKIFAERFLLEVPREHPAYTEAYRLLKFLAWFVPVFQEDVPSTSILREFIGGSAFEY
- a CDS encoding DUF1820 family protein, which translates into the protein MVRQSKPKPIYRVLFVQQGQVYEVYASEVAASNIFGFLEVADLHFSRSEIIADPSEEKLRQEFAGVSRIFVPYHAVLRIDQVEKAGVSRVAAAEGGGVMPFPIPMAKPGRPEGR